One segment of Polaribacter huanghezhanensis DNA contains the following:
- a CDS encoding ferritin yields MLTSKIETALNNQVTVEAESSQVYLAMASWAENLGFEGVSKFMYAHSDEERQHMLKLIKFINERGGHAKVSQLSAPPTEFGSFKDMFQTLFDHEVMVSKTINDLVDVSLQEKDYATHNFLQWYVSEQIEEEALARNILDKINLIGDDKSGFYLFDNDIKQLITNTANQQV; encoded by the coding sequence ATGTTAACAAGTAAAATAGAAACAGCATTAAACAATCAAGTAACTGTAGAAGCAGAATCGTCGCAGGTCTATTTAGCAATGGCTTCTTGGGCAGAAAATCTAGGTTTCGAAGGCGTTTCTAAATTTATGTATGCACATTCTGATGAAGAAAGACAGCACATGTTAAAGTTGATAAAATTTATTAATGAACGTGGCGGACATGCAAAAGTTTCTCAACTTTCTGCTCCACCTACAGAATTTGGATCTTTTAAAGACATGTTTCAAACATTATTTGATCATGAAGTAATGGTTTCTAAAACCATTAACGATTTGGTAGATGTTTCTTTACAAGAAAAAGATTATGCAACGCATAACTTTTTACAATGGTATGTTTCAGAACAAATTGAAGAAGAAGCATTGGCAAGAAATATTTTAGACAAAATAAACTTAATTGGCGACGATAAAAGTGGTTTTTATTTGTTTGATAATGATATCAAACAATTGATAACAAACACCGCGAATCAGCAGGTTTAA
- a CDS encoding outer membrane protein assembly factor BamD, protein MKNLIYFAFVGLLFASCSEYQKVLNKGTVEQQYAMATKMYEAKKYNKALDLFEKITPTYRGKPQMERIQFMVAQSNFNTKNYDLAGYYFNRFTQNYPKSSKNEEAAFLSAYSYKLASPVFSLDSRDTHKALDAFQSFIDTYPDSKRLPEANTYYQEINYKLQKKAFEIAKVYYTTADYDPTRNYQAAIQAFDNLLEDYLGSAFKEEALYYKLKASHDLALRSTSRRKEERLKEAVQAYEKLKRNFPKTKYLEDSDKMLADLEKEQKQLIKS, encoded by the coding sequence ATGAAGAATTTAATATATTTTGCTTTTGTAGGATTACTCTTTGCGTCTTGTAGCGAGTATCAAAAAGTATTGAATAAAGGTACCGTAGAGCAGCAATATGCGATGGCTACAAAAATGTATGAAGCAAAAAAATACAACAAAGCATTAGATTTGTTTGAAAAGATAACACCTACTTATAGAGGTAAACCACAAATGGAGCGAATTCAATTTATGGTAGCGCAATCTAATTTTAATACAAAAAATTACGATTTAGCAGGTTATTATTTTAATAGGTTTACTCAAAATTACCCAAAAAGTTCTAAGAATGAAGAAGCAGCTTTTTTATCTGCATACAGTTATAAACTTGCATCTCCGGTATTTAGTTTAGATTCTAGAGATACTCATAAAGCATTAGACGCCTTTCAATCATTTATAGATACGTACCCAGATTCTAAAAGATTGCCAGAAGCAAATACATATTATCAAGAGATAAACTATAAATTACAAAAGAAAGCTTTTGAAATAGCAAAAGTTTATTATACAACGGCAGACTATGATCCTACAAGAAATTATCAAGCAGCTATACAAGCATTTGATAATTTGTTAGAAGATTATTTAGGATCAGCTTTTAAAGAAGAAGCCTTATATTACAAACTCAAAGCATCACACGATTTAGCGTTAAGAAGTACTTCAAGAAGAAAAGAAGAAAGACTTAAAGAAGCTGTGCAAGCATACGAAAAGTTAAAAAGAAATTTTCCTAAAACTAAATATTTAGAAGATTCTGATAAAATGTTAGCCGATTTAGAGAAAGAACAAAAACAATTAATAAAAAGTTAA